A genome region from Pseudomonas helmanticensis includes the following:
- the hisB gene encoding imidazoleglycerol-phosphate dehydratase HisB, protein MAERKASVERDTLETQIKASINLDGTGKARFDIGVPFLEHMLDQIARHGLIDLDIECKGDLHIDDHHTVEDVGITLGKAFAKAIGDKKGIRRYGHAYVPLDEALSRVVIDFSGRPGLQMHVPYTRATVGGFDVDLFQEFFQGFVNHALVSVHIDNLRGTNTHHQIETVFKAFGRALRMAVELDERMAGQMPSTKGVL, encoded by the coding sequence ATGGCCGAACGTAAGGCGTCTGTCGAGCGCGACACTCTGGAAACCCAGATCAAAGCCTCGATCAACCTTGATGGCACCGGAAAGGCCCGATTCGATATCGGTGTTCCTTTTCTTGAGCACATGCTGGATCAGATCGCCCGTCACGGGTTGATCGACCTGGATATTGAATGCAAGGGCGATCTGCATATCGACGACCACCATACGGTGGAAGACGTCGGTATCACCCTCGGCAAGGCATTTGCCAAAGCCATCGGCGATAAAAAAGGCATCCGTCGCTACGGTCACGCCTACGTGCCGCTCGATGAAGCGCTGTCGCGCGTGGTGATCGATTTCTCCGGTCGCCCGGGCTTGCAGATGCACGTGCCGTACACCCGCGCCACTGTGGGCGGCTTCGACGTTGACCTGTTCCAGGAGTTCTTCCAGGGCTTCGTCAACCACGCGTTGGTCAGCGTGCATATCGACAACCTGCGTGGCACCAACACTCACCACCAGATCGAAACCGTGTTCAAGGCTTTCGGCCGCGCGCTGCGCATGGCCGTCGAGCTGGATGAGCGCATGGCCGGGCAAATGCCATCGACCAAAGGCGTTCTGTAA